A part of Microbulbifer sp. MI-G genomic DNA contains:
- a CDS encoding glycine zipper family protein, which yields MKTGFAATTGFCMVLIAACAAQPEQVPGAGGIVIDTWGVNINQYQADLAECKGIAYSTYSDQGRRGLAGAAGGAVVGGALGAIVGDSSRSAAAGAGAGALVGGLSGAGSAGAEANQIIKNCLRGRGYRVLN from the coding sequence ATGAAAACGGGTTTTGCTGCCACCACTGGATTCTGCATGGTACTGATCGCGGCTTGTGCCGCCCAACCGGAGCAGGTACCCGGTGCCGGGGGCATCGTGATCGACACCTGGGGTGTCAACATCAATCAGTACCAGGCTGACCTTGCCGAGTGCAAGGGTATTGCCTACTCCACTTACAGCGACCAGGGTCGCCGCGGCCTGGCCGGTGCTGCCGGGGGCGCTGTGGTTGGGGGTGCGCTGGGTGCCATTGTCGGTGACAGCAGCCGTTCGGCCGCTGCCGGTGCCGGTGCCGGTGCTTTGGTGGGCGGCCTCTCCGGCGCGGGCAGTGCCGGCGCTGAAGCCAATCAGATTATCAAGAACTGTCTGCGTGGCCGCGGCTATCGCGTGTTGAATTGA
- a CDS encoding DUF2878 domain-containing protein, translated as MWRFVANALLFDIAWPLCVIVARPWIVVPFTLINLFLHLVFVANLRREPLWLAGVFLFGVGVDSILFHLGLLQNQSGHPWPPLWLICLWLNFAMTLRYSLVFLQRNLWLAALLGGIFGPFSYYTGAFLNGTVTLQQPLWQSLLVLSLLWALMLPGFARIARSQYLKERKHA; from the coding sequence ATGTGGCGATTTGTCGCCAATGCCCTGTTGTTCGATATTGCCTGGCCCCTCTGCGTGATTGTGGCCAGGCCCTGGATCGTTGTGCCCTTTACCCTGATTAATCTGTTCCTGCACCTGGTGTTTGTGGCCAATTTGCGCAGGGAGCCCCTGTGGCTGGCCGGCGTCTTCCTGTTTGGTGTGGGAGTGGATTCGATCCTTTTTCACCTGGGGTTGTTACAGAATCAAAGTGGACACCCCTGGCCTCCGCTATGGCTGATATGCCTGTGGTTGAATTTTGCCATGACGCTCCGCTACAGCCTGGTTTTTCTACAACGCAATCTGTGGCTAGCGGCGTTACTGGGCGGGATTTTCGGACCCTTCAGCTACTATACCGGTGCCTTCCTCAATGGCACTGTGACATTACAGCAGCCCCTCTGGCAGTCCCTGCTGGTACTCTCGCTGCTGTGGGCCCTGATGCTGCCGGGGTTTGCCCGCATTGCCCGCAGCCAATACCTGAAGGAGAGGAAACATGCTTGA